One stretch of Acidimicrobiales bacterium DNA includes these proteins:
- a CDS encoding SDR family oxidoreductase, translating into MNTLDGRVAVVTGAGRGIGREHALLFAAEGAKVVVNDLGGNADGTGADASPAQQVVDEIKAAGGEAVANHDDVASWEGAQRLINTAVETFGDLHVLVNNAGILRDRMLVNMTEEEWDAVIHVHLKGHFCPTRWAAAYWRERSKEGAEVKASVINTSSTSGLFGNPGQANYGAAKMGLGAFTIITARELQRYGVRVNAIAPAARTRLTAALGGGTSEAPPPDQFDQMDPANVSPFVAYLGTADCPITGRVFLVWGGNVQLFQPWAIVDQIEKEGRWTIEELAKEGQRLAEFPFQLNSPFAL; encoded by the coding sequence ATGAACACACTGGACGGACGGGTTGCTGTGGTGACGGGGGCCGGTCGGGGGATCGGGCGCGAGCACGCCCTCCTCTTCGCCGCCGAGGGCGCCAAGGTGGTCGTCAACGACCTCGGGGGCAACGCCGACGGGACCGGTGCGGATGCCTCGCCCGCCCAGCAGGTGGTCGACGAGATCAAGGCGGCGGGAGGGGAGGCGGTCGCCAACCACGACGACGTCGCGTCGTGGGAGGGTGCGCAGCGGCTGATCAACACCGCGGTGGAGACTTTCGGGGATCTGCACGTGCTCGTGAACAATGCCGGGATCCTCCGCGACCGGATGCTGGTGAACATGACCGAGGAGGAATGGGACGCGGTGATCCACGTCCACCTCAAGGGTCACTTCTGCCCCACCCGGTGGGCGGCGGCCTACTGGAGGGAGCGCAGCAAGGAAGGAGCCGAGGTCAAGGCCTCGGTGATCAACACCTCGTCCACGTCGGGGTTGTTCGGCAACCCCGGCCAGGCCAACTACGGCGCCGCCAAGATGGGTCTCGGTGCCTTCACGATCATCACGGCCCGAGAGCTTCAGCGCTACGGGGTGAGGGTGAACGCCATTGCCCCCGCCGCCCGGACCCGGCTGACCGCCGCCCTGGGCGGAGGGACCAGTGAGGCGCCCCCGCCCGACCAGTTCGACCAGATGGACCCGGCCAACGTGTCCCCGTTCGTGGCTTACCTCGGGACGGCCGACTGCCCCATCACGGGGCGGGTATTCCTCGTGTGGGGCGGAAACGTCCAGCTCTTCCAGCCCTGGGCCATCGTCGATCAGATCGAGAAGGAAGGGCGCTGGACGATCGAGGAGCTGGCCAAGGAGGGCCAGCGGCTGGCGGAGTTCCCGTTCCAGTTGAACAGCCCCTTCGCCCTCTGA
- a CDS encoding alpha/beta hydrolase domain-containing protein, whose product MTAGHVIEPESGFTINLPAAYEEQEFFASGTASAFEATSTPANGRWTVAPTTAAPYRTRIIVRRPRDPKQFNGTVAVEWLNESAGESSPDWDYLNPELTSGGFAYVGVSAQALGVNGGSSLLGTGSGGGLASSEPLRYASLHHPADQYSFDLYAQIGRALRLPSSVSVLGRLRPRHIVAVGESQSAFFLTTFANALQPLTGAFDGIFIHSRGGAGASLTGGSVASGGLPSGQRIRTDLRVPVFMFETETDLARLGYASAVQPDTSRIRVWEVAGTSHADSYIVGGFASQLGCPEPINIGPQHVVVQAAFAAFGRWVVSGRPPPSPPPIRLTSVNPASLARDPEGNAIGGVRTPAVDVPVSTLSGIAPAGTSVICALFGSTTPFPASRLAELYGTRAGYLARYKTSLDRAISAGYILPADRAGLLRQAGLVKFPS is encoded by the coding sequence GTGACCGCCGGACACGTGATCGAGCCGGAATCCGGGTTCACGATCAACCTGCCCGCCGCTTACGAGGAGCAGGAGTTCTTCGCCTCCGGCACCGCGTCGGCCTTCGAGGCCACCTCGACCCCGGCCAACGGGCGGTGGACGGTCGCTCCCACCACCGCGGCCCCGTACCGGACCCGGATCATCGTGCGCCGGCCGCGTGACCCGAAGCAGTTCAACGGCACCGTCGCGGTCGAGTGGCTGAACGAATCGGCGGGAGAGTCGAGCCCCGATTGGGACTACCTCAACCCCGAGTTGACCTCCGGCGGGTTCGCCTACGTTGGCGTGTCGGCCCAGGCCCTGGGCGTCAACGGCGGCAGCTCCCTCCTGGGGACCGGGTCCGGAGGTGGTCTGGCCAGCAGCGAGCCGCTCAGGTACGCCTCGCTCCACCACCCCGCGGATCAGTACTCGTTCGACCTGTACGCCCAGATCGGCCGGGCGCTGCGGCTCCCGAGCAGCGTCTCCGTCCTCGGCCGGCTCAGACCCCGGCACATCGTGGCGGTCGGGGAGTCGCAGTCGGCGTTCTTCCTCACCACCTTCGCCAACGCCCTGCAGCCCCTCACCGGAGCCTTCGACGGCATCTTCATCCACAGCCGCGGCGGCGCGGGAGCAAGCCTCACCGGCGGGTCCGTCGCCAGCGGAGGGCTTCCGTCGGGACAGCGGATCCGCACCGACCTCAGGGTGCCCGTCTTCATGTTCGAGACCGAGACCGACCTTGCCCGGCTCGGTTACGCCTCGGCCGTGCAGCCGGACACGTCCCGGATCCGCGTGTGGGAGGTGGCCGGCACCTCGCATGCCGACTCGTACATAGTCGGCGGCTTCGCCAGCCAACTCGGTTGCCCCGAGCCGATCAACATCGGCCCCCAACATGTAGTGGTCCAAGCCGCGTTCGCCGCCTTCGGCCGGTGGGTGGTCTCGGGCCGTCCGCCCCCTTCCCCGCCGCCGATCCGGTTGACGAGCGTGAATCCGGCCAGCCTCGCCCGGGACCCCGAGGGCAACGCGATCGGTGGTGTGCGCACTCCGGCCGTGGACGTCCCGGTATCGACACTGAGCGGCATTGCCCCGGCAGGGACCAGCGTCATCTGTGCCCTGTTCGGGTCGACGACTCCGTTCCCCGCCTCCCGCCTGGCCGAGCTCTACGGGACCAGAGCCGGTTACCTGGCCCGGTACAAGACGAGCCTGGACCGGGCCATCTCCGCCGGTTACATCCTTCCCGCCGACCGGGCCGGCCTGCTTCGCCAGGCCGGGCTGGTCAAGTTCCCGTCCTGA
- a CDS encoding gamma-glutamyltransferase — MQPGPRGLPPSESLRPTLVGDRWMAVTGHPLTVQVAGRVLEAGGNAVDAGVAAGLATNVVQVDMCNLGGIAPILVRPAGSPDVMSVAGIGRWSSTATLEAYLARHGREMPPGLGACIVPGALAGWLSALERFGTWSFADVVAPAIELAAEGFVLDATVATALDMFAWVYEQWPSSAAVYCPDGRRARPGDRLVQADLGRLLQRLADAEAGELRSGGGGTSPERRRAAIDGARRAFYDGEVARTLATFVTAGGGFLTVEDLAGFRAEVAPAPGRSFPALGDLTVHTTPVTWSQGPALLQALGILGRFDLAAAGHNSAAYLHLLIEAVKLAFSDRERHYGDGGGADMELLLSDAHAAELASLITEDRVLPDLYTVRHPADGVVSTTQVTVVDGAGNAFASAPSDPLAMSPIVPGLGVAVSGRGVQSRTVAGHPACLGPRRRPRVTPSPAIALDTRGLVWPVTCPGGDMILQAMLQSLLNVAVFGMTEQQAVEAPRAISLAFPDSFYPHHHPEGTVAVESRVPEPTLEALAARGHDVRVWPPFEFEAGSVGMIRQAPQSDGDGRLTLRAGADPRRAAYALGR, encoded by the coding sequence ATGCAGCCCGGTCCCCGCGGCCTCCCCCCGTCGGAGAGCCTGCGCCCCACGCTGGTCGGGGACCGCTGGATGGCCGTCACCGGGCACCCCCTCACGGTGCAGGTGGCGGGGCGGGTCCTCGAGGCCGGGGGCAACGCCGTCGACGCCGGGGTGGCAGCGGGTCTGGCCACCAACGTCGTGCAGGTCGACATGTGCAACCTCGGCGGGATCGCTCCCATCCTTGTCCGTCCGGCCGGGTCCCCCGACGTGATGAGCGTGGCGGGGATCGGTCGCTGGTCCTCGACCGCCACCCTGGAGGCGTACCTGGCGCGCCACGGCAGAGAGATGCCGCCGGGGCTTGGGGCGTGCATCGTTCCCGGGGCCCTGGCCGGATGGCTCTCGGCGCTGGAGCGGTTCGGGACGTGGTCCTTTGCCGACGTGGTTGCGCCCGCGATCGAGCTGGCCGCCGAGGGCTTCGTCCTCGATGCGACCGTTGCCACGGCCCTGGACATGTTCGCCTGGGTGTACGAGCAGTGGCCCTCCTCCGCCGCGGTGTACTGCCCGGACGGCCGGCGGGCCCGACCGGGCGACCGTCTGGTCCAGGCCGACCTCGGGCGGCTCCTGCAGCGGCTCGCCGACGCAGAGGCGGGAGAGTTGCGGTCGGGGGGTGGCGGGACCTCGCCCGAGCGCCGGCGGGCGGCCATCGACGGCGCGCGCCGGGCGTTCTACGACGGAGAGGTGGCCCGCACGCTGGCCACCTTCGTCACCGCCGGAGGAGGCTTCCTCACCGTCGAGGACCTGGCCGGGTTCCGGGCCGAGGTGGCGCCCGCGCCCGGCCGGTCGTTCCCGGCGCTCGGGGACCTGACCGTGCACACCACGCCCGTGACGTGGTCCCAGGGGCCCGCCCTACTGCAGGCCCTCGGCATCCTCGGCCGGTTCGATCTGGCCGCAGCCGGCCACAACTCGGCCGCGTACCTCCATCTACTCATCGAGGCGGTGAAGCTGGCCTTCTCCGACCGCGAGCGCCACTACGGAGACGGGGGAGGGGCCGACATGGAGCTTCTCCTGTCCGACGCCCATGCCGCCGAACTGGCATCCCTGATAACCGAGGACCGGGTCCTGCCGGATCTCTACACCGTTCGCCATCCTGCCGACGGCGTCGTGTCGACGACCCAGGTCACGGTGGTGGACGGCGCGGGCAACGCCTTTGCCTCGGCACCCAGCGATCCTCTGGCCATGAGCCCGATCGTCCCCGGGCTCGGGGTGGCGGTGTCGGGCCGGGGCGTGCAGAGCCGCACCGTGGCCGGGCATCCGGCCTGCCTCGGACCCCGGCGGCGGCCGCGGGTGACGCCGTCACCGGCCATCGCTCTCGACACGAGAGGACTGGTCTGGCCCGTCACCTGTCCCGGCGGGGACATGATCCTGCAGGCCATGCTGCAATCCCTATTGAACGTGGCAGTGTTCGGGATGACCGAGCAGCAGGCGGTGGAAGCCCCTCGGGCCATCTCCCTGGCCTTCCCCGATTCGTTCTACCCGCACCATCACCCCGAAGGCACGGTGGCGGTCGAGAGCCGGGTTCCCGAGCCGACTCTCGAGGCTCTGGCCGCCCGCGGCCACGACGTACGGGTCTGGCCGCCGTTCGAGTTCGAGGCCGGCTCGGTCGGGATGATCCGCCAGGCCCCCCAATCGGATGGGGACGGACGTCTCACCCTGCGGGCGGGAGCCGACCCTCGCCGGGCCGCCTACGCGCTCGGTCGATAA
- a CDS encoding putative quinol monooxygenase, which yields MLLVGGTFEVDPVDRDAFIAARHDSMRASRSEPGCLEYTIAPDPIDPGRIILFERWDNQEALDTHLAAIRQGPQPSAPAPKAASIVIYEVAGERRLV from the coding sequence ATGCTCCTGGTAGGCGGGACGTTCGAGGTTGATCCGGTAGATCGCGACGCGTTCATCGCGGCGCGGCATGACTCGATGCGCGCGTCTCGCAGCGAGCCGGGCTGCCTCGAATACACGATCGCCCCCGATCCGATCGATCCCGGGCGCATCATCCTCTTCGAACGGTGGGACAACCAGGAGGCTCTGGACACTCACCTGGCTGCTATCCGGCAGGGACCCCAGCCGTCGGCGCCGGCGCCCAAGGCGGCGTCGATCGTGATCTACGAGGTCGCGGGAGAGCGGAGACTCGTCTGA
- a CDS encoding DUF2127 domain-containing protein yields the protein MTTEVEGLPALPGTQPRRGVHYELMSCGVGGHVLVGAGVAQVRPEDAALVREFDGLRWNRCLRCDAWLPGVPPAHPARPTVPDRSEITLPLRGRPLRDRWVLRLIALDRAVHVVVLATLAVLLFVFASHEDAWHRYFVRIVTDFQGGLAPSGSDTGSGLVNELRRLFSVRSSHLYEAGGVVSAYAVLEAVEGVGLWFGRRWAEYLTFVATILLVPIEVYELSSRVSVLKVVTLIVNVLIAVYLLLAKRLFGLRGGGRAESEERRRDVSWEAIDRATPAGSPRLV from the coding sequence GTGACCACAGAAGTCGAGGGCCTGCCGGCGCTCCCCGGGACCCAGCCCCGTCGTGGTGTCCACTACGAGCTCATGAGCTGCGGAGTGGGTGGGCATGTCCTGGTCGGCGCCGGTGTCGCCCAGGTCCGCCCCGAAGATGCGGCCCTCGTGCGCGAGTTCGACGGCTTGCGCTGGAACCGGTGCCTGCGTTGTGACGCCTGGCTCCCGGGCGTGCCGCCGGCGCACCCGGCACGGCCGACGGTCCCGGACCGCTCGGAGATCACGCTGCCGCTCCGGGGTCGCCCATTACGCGACCGCTGGGTCCTGAGGCTCATCGCCCTGGACCGCGCCGTTCACGTGGTCGTGTTGGCGACCTTGGCCGTCCTGCTCTTCGTCTTCGCCAGTCACGAGGATGCCTGGCACCGGTACTTCGTGCGCATAGTCACGGACTTTCAGGGCGGCCTGGCCCCGTCCGGGAGCGACACGGGGAGCGGGCTGGTGAACGAGCTGAGAAGGCTGTTCTCCGTCCGCTCGTCGCACCTGTACGAGGCCGGCGGTGTCGTCAGCGCCTACGCCGTGCTCGAGGCCGTGGAAGGTGTCGGGCTGTGGTTCGGCAGGCGGTGGGCCGAGTACCTGACCTTCGTCGCCACGATTCTCCTCGTGCCGATCGAGGTCTACGAGTTGAGCAGTCGAGTCAGCGTGCTCAAGGTCGTCACCCTGATCGTCAATGTCCTCATCGCCGTCTACCTCCTGCTCGCCAAGCGTCTGTTCGGGCTGCGGGGCGGAGGACGGGCCGAGAGCGAGGAGCGTCGCCGCGATGTCAGCTGGGAGGCCATCGACCGGGCGACTCCGGCGGGGAGCCCGCGCCTTGTCTGA